A window from Jannaschia sp. S6380 encodes these proteins:
- the mbfA gene encoding iron exporter MbfA: protein MFPALLNRRRFKDLSEQEILALAIFSEEDDARIYRAFGERLRGDYPDTAAMFDDMAAEEDGHRQRLIDLHAARFGDVIPLIRREHVAGFYARRPVWLAETLSLDRIRAEAAAMERQAGDFYLRAARRTSDPATRKLLGDLAAAEAGHTARAEGLADALAPDARAAEDGRARRQFLLTWVQPGLAGLMDGSVSTLAPIFATAFATQDTWTTFLVGLAASVGAGISMGFTEAASDDGQLSGRGSPWKRGLASGVMTTLGGLGHALPYLIPDFRLATGIAIAIVFVELWAIAWIQNRFMETPFWRAAMQVVLGGGLVLAAGILIGQG, encoded by the coding sequence ATGTTTCCCGCGCTCCTCAACCGCCGACGTTTCAAGGACCTCTCCGAGCAGGAGATCCTGGCCCTCGCCATCTTCTCCGAGGAGGACGATGCCCGGATCTACCGCGCATTCGGCGAGCGGTTGCGCGGCGACTACCCTGACACGGCCGCGATGTTCGACGACATGGCCGCCGAGGAGGATGGTCATCGCCAACGGCTGATAGATCTGCACGCCGCGCGGTTCGGCGACGTCATCCCGCTGATCCGGCGCGAGCATGTGGCCGGCTTCTACGCCCGCCGTCCCGTATGGCTGGCCGAGACGCTGAGCCTCGACCGGATCCGGGCCGAAGCCGCCGCGATGGAGCGTCAGGCCGGGGATTTCTACCTGCGCGCCGCGCGCCGCACCTCCGACCCGGCCACGCGCAAGCTGCTGGGCGACCTCGCCGCGGCCGAGGCCGGACACACCGCCCGGGCCGAGGGGCTCGCCGACGCGCTGGCGCCAGACGCGCGCGCGGCCGAGGATGGACGCGCCCGCCGCCAGTTCCTGCTGACTTGGGTGCAACCGGGCCTCGCCGGCCTGATGGACGGCTCCGTTTCGACCCTGGCCCCGATCTTCGCCACCGCCTTCGCGACGCAGGACACCTGGACCACCTTCCTCGTAGGCCTGGCCGCATCGGTGGGGGCCGGCATCTCCATGGGCTTCACCGAAGCCGCCTCCGACGACGGCCAACTCTCGGGCCGGGGCAGCCCGTGGAAGCGCGGCCTGGCCTCGGGCGTGATGACGACGCTGGGCGGGCTGGGCCATGCGCTGCCTTACCTGATCCCCGATTTCCGGCTGGCCACCGGCATCGCCATCGCCATCGTCTTCGTCGAACTCTGGGCCATCGCCTGGATCCAGAACCGCTTCATGGAGACGCCGTTCTGGCGCGCCGCGATGCAGGTGGTGCTGGGCGGCGGGCTGGTCCTGGCCGCGGGCATCCTGATCGGACAAGGCTGA